From Rhodopseudomonas palustris, a single genomic window includes:
- a CDS encoding sulfite exporter TauE/SafE family protein has translation MHELIAEASASFLSTLPSPMAIAGVLSAVLAAALLRGFTGFGFALAAVPLMGMFMPPAKAVPVAVLLQLLGGLNDLRRNHRDCHWASLRWLIVGAVIGSPIGALALSVAPAPVARIVIATITAAAVVVLGRGFAIENIPSPPVTTGVGMLCGLFNGLAAMPSPPAIVYYMSGPFRAVAVRASLLVFFLATSIAGFTSIALVGLATVNVLWLAAMALPVMVFGTWIGEQGFRRGSERLHRRVSIASLGAVALLSAAKGLSELL, from the coding sequence ATGCACGAGCTGATCGCCGAGGCGTCTGCGAGTTTCCTGTCCACGCTGCCGTCGCCGATGGCGATCGCCGGCGTGCTCAGCGCGGTCCTGGCGGCCGCGCTGCTGCGCGGCTTCACCGGGTTCGGCTTCGCGCTCGCCGCCGTGCCGCTGATGGGCATGTTCATGCCGCCGGCCAAAGCGGTCCCGGTCGCCGTGCTGCTGCAACTGCTCGGCGGGCTCAATGATCTCCGCCGCAATCATCGCGACTGTCACTGGGCGTCGCTGCGCTGGCTGATCGTCGGCGCGGTGATCGGCTCGCCGATCGGGGCGCTGGCGCTCAGCGTTGCGCCGGCGCCGGTGGCGCGGATCGTGATCGCGACCATTACGGCGGCGGCGGTGGTGGTACTCGGTCGTGGCTTTGCCATCGAGAATATCCCGTCGCCACCTGTGACCACCGGCGTCGGGATGCTGTGCGGTCTGTTCAACGGCCTCGCCGCGATGCCGAGCCCGCCGGCGATCGTTTACTACATGTCGGGGCCGTTCCGCGCGGTCGCGGTGCGGGCCTCGCTGCTGGTGTTCTTTCTTGCGACCTCGATCGCCGGTTTCACCAGCATTGCGCTGGTCGGCCTCGCCACCGTGAACGTGCTGTGGCTGGCCGCGATGGCGCTGCCGGTGATGGTGTTCGGCACCTGGATCGGGGAGCAGGGCTTTCGCCGCGGCAGCGAGCGGCTGCATCGCCGGGTCTCGATCGCCAGCCTCGGCGCCGTCGCACTGCTCAGTGCCGCGAAGGGGCTGTCCGAGCTGTTGTGA
- a CDS encoding PLP-dependent aminotransferase family protein, with amino-acid sequence MARAPKAGAIASPDAAALGKDELFWGALFRGLNRGGSFLQLQIRQIIVTAIEDGRLPLGMKMPSSRDLATVLKVSRNTVVIAYEQLVDQNFLVSRQRSGYFVAGLPKKFATDPPGLPEFTSRGDDHWADRFAVRPSAHRNIVKPLDWQTHPYPFIFGQFDPSLFPTNDWRESARAALSVPEINNWARDLIDGDDPALIEQLQLQVLPRRGIHARADEIMMTIGAQHALYLIATLFINGQTKVGIEEPGYPDARNIFRMLTPNVVPLSVDAEGLVPDATFQSCALAYVTASHQCPTAVTMPLPRRVELLKAAAAGDVVVVEDDYEGELMPETATLPPLKSLDRASNVLYVGSLSKALAPGLRLGYVVAPAPVIRELRALRRLMLRHPPLNNQRVAALFIGLGHYRAHLAQVGRVLLERAKLLDHLLPKYLPGCSFSRGPGSTNFWVSCPTSIDATALAEAALEQGVVIEPGAVFSMDETASRHCFRLGFSSIRTDRIEVGIERLGKVLSQQLKS; translated from the coding sequence GTGGCCCGCGCGCCCAAGGCAGGTGCAATTGCCTCCCCGGATGCCGCAGCTTTAGGCAAAGACGAGTTGTTCTGGGGCGCGCTGTTCCGTGGCCTCAATCGCGGCGGCTCGTTTCTGCAACTACAGATCCGCCAGATCATCGTCACGGCGATCGAAGACGGCCGGTTGCCGCTCGGCATGAAGATGCCGTCGAGCCGCGATCTTGCGACCGTGCTGAAGGTTTCACGTAACACCGTGGTGATCGCTTACGAACAGCTCGTCGATCAGAATTTTCTGGTGTCGAGGCAACGCAGCGGTTACTTCGTGGCTGGCCTGCCGAAGAAATTCGCCACCGATCCTCCCGGCCTGCCGGAATTCACCAGCCGCGGCGACGATCACTGGGCCGACCGTTTCGCGGTGCGGCCGTCGGCGCATCGCAACATCGTCAAGCCGCTCGATTGGCAGACCCACCCCTACCCGTTCATCTTCGGCCAGTTCGATCCGAGCCTGTTTCCCACCAACGATTGGCGCGAAAGCGCGCGGGCTGCGCTCAGTGTTCCCGAAATTAACAATTGGGCGCGCGACCTGATCGACGGCGACGATCCGGCGCTGATCGAACAGTTGCAGCTCCAGGTGCTGCCGCGGCGCGGCATCCATGCCCGCGCCGACGAGATCATGATGACGATCGGCGCCCAGCATGCGCTGTATCTGATCGCGACGCTGTTCATCAACGGCCAGACCAAGGTCGGCATCGAAGAGCCCGGCTATCCGGACGCTCGCAACATCTTCCGGATGCTGACGCCCAACGTGGTGCCGCTTTCCGTCGACGCCGAAGGGCTGGTGCCGGACGCCACGTTCCAGAGCTGTGCGCTGGCCTACGTGACCGCCAGTCATCAGTGCCCGACAGCGGTGACGATGCCGCTGCCGCGCCGCGTCGAGCTGTTGAAAGCCGCCGCGGCCGGCGACGTGGTGGTGGTCGAGGACGATTACGAGGGCGAGCTGATGCCGGAGACGGCGACACTGCCGCCGCTGAAGAGCCTCGATCGCGCCAGCAACGTGCTCTATGTCGGCAGCCTGTCGAAGGCGCTCGCCCCCGGTCTGCGGCTCGGCTACGTGGTCGCCCCCGCTCCGGTGATCCGCGAACTCCGCGCGCTGCGCCGGCTGATGCTGCGGCATCCACCGCTCAACAATCAGCGCGTCGCCGCATTGTTCATCGGCCTCGGACATTATCGTGCGCATCTCGCCCAGGTCGGACGGGTCCTGCTCGAACGCGCCAAGCTGCTCGATCATCTGCTGCCGAAGTACCTGCCCGGCTGCAGTTTCTCACGAGGGCCGGGCTCGACCAACTTCTGGGTGAGCTGCCCGACCTCGATCGATGCCACCGCGCTGGCCGAAGCTGCGCTCGAACAGGGCGTCGTCATCGAGCCCGGCGCCGTGTTCTCGATGGACGAAACCGCGAGCCGGCACTGCTTCCGGCTCGGCTTCTCCTCGATCCGTACCGACCGCATCGAGGTCGGCATCGAACGGCTCGGCAAGGTACTGTCACAGCAACTCAAGAGCTGA